Proteins encoded together in one Urocitellus parryii isolate mUroPar1 chromosome 3, mUroPar1.hap1, whole genome shotgun sequence window:
- the Sh2d3a gene encoding SH2 domain-containing protein 3A isoform X2, which produces MQGPQNGEDLNHQPWYHGLLSRQKAEALLLQDGDFLVRASGSRGGHPVISCRWRGSVLHFEVFRVVMRPRPGRPAALFQLEDERFPSMAALVLSYVTGCRPLSRATGAVASRPVIRQGPLRRSFSEDTLMDCPVRTGHFRDRKWSNSQPADLELTGESKEDHSGPESAPGPQSPVYSPWFVPGSPSWEHRPPLAIGGLPGCRPPRSDQNSASCHGRRYGPGTAHASPWASLEAGTAGETLVLCLRRLETLALAGALAVLGCSGPLEERAAALRGLVELALALRPGAAGDLPGLAAVMGALLMPQVSRLEHTWRHLRRSHTEVALAFEQELKPLMRALDEGAGPCDPGEVALPHWAPAVRLLEGEELAGPLEEGCERLLRTLHGARQMAGDAPKFRKAAAQRLRAHLTHFPGFQPNPELREALTTGFMRRLLWGSRGATAPLSERLEKFQHVLSILSQRLEPDH; this is translated from the exons ATGCAGGGGCCACAGAATGGAGAGGACCTCAACCACCAACCCTGGTACCATGGACTCCTATCGCGCCAG AAGGCCGAAGCTCTTCTTCTGCAAGATGGCGACTTCCTGGTCCGTGCCTCCGGGTCCCGTGGGGGCCACCCTGTGATCTCCTGCCGCTGGCGGGGCTCCGTTCTACATTTCGAGGTGTTTCGTGTGGTCATGCGCCCCCGGCCAGGCCGACCAGCAGCTCTCTTTCAGTTGGAGGACGAGAGGTTCCCCAGCATGGCTGCCCTGGTTCTCAGTTACGTGACCGGCTGCCGCCCGCTGTCCCGCGCCACAGGGGCTGTGGCCTCCAGGCCTGTGATTCGGCAGGGGCCTCTGCGGCGCAGCTTTAGCGAGGATACACTGATGGACTGCCCAGTCCGCACAGGACATTTCAG GGACAGGAAGTGGAGCAACAGTCAGCCTGCAGACTTGGAGCTCACAGGGGAGTCAAAAGAAGACCACTCTGGACCAG AATCGGCCCCTGGACCCCAAAGTCCTGTGTATTCTCCGTGGTTTGTTCCTGGATCACCATCCTGGGAGCACCGCCCTCCACTTGCTATTGGTGGACTGCCAG GCTGCAGGCCTCCTAGGAGTGACCAAAATTCAGCGAGCTGCCATGGGCGTCGCTACGGGCCTGGAACTGCTCACGCTTCCCCATGGGCATCGCTTGAGGCTGGAACTGCTGGAGAG ACCCTTGTTCTCTGCCTCCGCAGGCTAGAGACACTGGCACTGGCCGGGGCGCTGGCGGTGCTGGGCTGCTCTGGACCGCTGGAGGAGCGCGCAGCCGCACTGAGAGGCCTGGTGGAGCTGGCATTGGCGTTGCGGCCAGGGGCAGCAGGGGACCTGCCCGGGCTGGCTGCGGTCATGGGAGCCCTTCTCATGCCACAG GTGTCCCGGCTGGAACACACGTGGCGCCACCTCCGACGGAGCCACACAGAGGTTGCGCTGGCCTTCGAGCAGGAGCTGAAGCCGCTGATGCGGGCGCTGGATGAGGGAGCGG GACCCTGCGACCCTGGCGAGGTGGCGCTGCCGCACTGGGCGCCCGCGGTGCGCCTGCTGGAGGGCGAGGAGCTTGCGGGGCCGCTGGAGGAGGGCTGCGAGCGGCTGCTGCGGACCCTGCACGGTGCGCGTCAGATGGCCGGCGACGCGCCCAAGTTCCGCAAGGCGGCTGCCCAGCGCCTGCGAG cccacctGACCCACTTTCCAGGATTCCAGCCTAACCCGGAGCTGAGGGAGGCCCTGACCACTGGTTTCATGCGGAGGCTGCTCTGGGGGAGCCGGGGCGCCACTGCGCCCCTATCAGAACGCCTGGAGAAGTTCCAACATGTGCTTAGCATCCTGTCGCAGCGTCTAGAGCCTGACCACTAA
- the Sh2d3a gene encoding SH2 domain-containing protein 3A isoform X1 has translation MQGPQNGEDLNHQPWYHGLLSRQKAEALLLQDGDFLVRASGSRGGHPVISCRWRGSVLHFEVFRVVMRPRPGRPAALFQLEDERFPSMAALVLSYVTGCRPLSRATGAVASRPVIRQGPLRRSFSEDTLMDCPVRTGHFRDRKWSNSQPADLELTGESKEDHSGPGTSTMPISALLRTGSDPVLPKAPAPLGTIADNLRASDGQLHAKAPTKPLRTPSLALTDASGRPPTYCELVPRVPSAQRIPPGQSCLEPESPWWEEEEEEMVKEDRCFARPQDEVSFCPPDTRSCLLGPQNRPLDPKVLCILRGLFLDHHPGSTALHLLLVDCQAAGLLGVTKIQRAAMGVATGLELLTLPHGHRLRLELLERLETLALAGALAVLGCSGPLEERAAALRGLVELALALRPGAAGDLPGLAAVMGALLMPQVSRLEHTWRHLRRSHTEVALAFEQELKPLMRALDEGAGPCDPGEVALPHWAPAVRLLEGEELAGPLEEGCERLLRTLHGARQMAGDAPKFRKAAAQRLRGFQPNPELREALTTGFMRRLLWGSRGATAPLSERLEKFQHVLSILSQRLEPDH, from the exons ATGCAGGGGCCACAGAATGGAGAGGACCTCAACCACCAACCCTGGTACCATGGACTCCTATCGCGCCAG AAGGCCGAAGCTCTTCTTCTGCAAGATGGCGACTTCCTGGTCCGTGCCTCCGGGTCCCGTGGGGGCCACCCTGTGATCTCCTGCCGCTGGCGGGGCTCCGTTCTACATTTCGAGGTGTTTCGTGTGGTCATGCGCCCCCGGCCAGGCCGACCAGCAGCTCTCTTTCAGTTGGAGGACGAGAGGTTCCCCAGCATGGCTGCCCTGGTTCTCAGTTACGTGACCGGCTGCCGCCCGCTGTCCCGCGCCACAGGGGCTGTGGCCTCCAGGCCTGTGATTCGGCAGGGGCCTCTGCGGCGCAGCTTTAGCGAGGATACACTGATGGACTGCCCAGTCCGCACAGGACATTTCAG GGACAGGAAGTGGAGCAACAGTCAGCCTGCAGACTTGGAGCTCACAGGGGAGTCAAAAGAAGACCACTCTGGACCAG GAACCTCTACTATGCCGATATCTGCCCTGCTCCGGACAGGCAGTGACCCCGTGTTGCCCAAGGCGCCCGCTCCCCTGGGGACTATTGCTGACAATCTCAGAGCCTCCGATGGCCAACTTCATGCTAAGGCACCAACCAAGCCCCTCCGGACACCCTCACTGGCGCTTACTGATGCCTCTGGAAGACCCCCGACCTACTGTGAGCTGGTGCCCCGCGTGCCCAGTGCCCAGAGAATACCTCCTGGCCAAAGCTGTTTGGAGCCAGAGTCACcatggtgggaggaggaggaggaggaaatggtgaAGGAGGACAGATGTTTTGCAAGGCCACAGGACGAGGTCTCCTTTTGCCCCCCTGATACCCGATCTTGCCTGCTGGGTCCCCAGAATCGGCCCCTGGACCCCAAAGTCCTGTGTATTCTCCGTGGTTTGTTCCTGGATCACCATCCTGGGAGCACCGCCCTCCACTTGCTATTGGTGGACTGCCAG GCTGCAGGCCTCCTAGGAGTGACCAAAATTCAGCGAGCTGCCATGGGCGTCGCTACGGGCCTGGAACTGCTCACGCTTCCCCATGGGCATCGCTTGAGGCTGGAACTGCTGGAGAG GCTAGAGACACTGGCACTGGCCGGGGCGCTGGCGGTGCTGGGCTGCTCTGGACCGCTGGAGGAGCGCGCAGCCGCACTGAGAGGCCTGGTGGAGCTGGCATTGGCGTTGCGGCCAGGGGCAGCAGGGGACCTGCCCGGGCTGGCTGCGGTCATGGGAGCCCTTCTCATGCCACAG GTGTCCCGGCTGGAACACACGTGGCGCCACCTCCGACGGAGCCACACAGAGGTTGCGCTGGCCTTCGAGCAGGAGCTGAAGCCGCTGATGCGGGCGCTGGATGAGGGAGCGG GACCCTGCGACCCTGGCGAGGTGGCGCTGCCGCACTGGGCGCCCGCGGTGCGCCTGCTGGAGGGCGAGGAGCTTGCGGGGCCGCTGGAGGAGGGCTGCGAGCGGCTGCTGCGGACCCTGCACGGTGCGCGTCAGATGGCCGGCGACGCGCCCAAGTTCCGCAAGGCGGCTGCCCAGCGCCTGCGAG GATTCCAGCCTAACCCGGAGCTGAGGGAGGCCCTGACCACTGGTTTCATGCGGAGGCTGCTCTGGGGGAGCCGGGGCGCCACTGCGCCCCTATCAGAACGCCTGGAGAAGTTCCAACATGTGCTTAGCATCCTGTCGCAGCGTCTAGAGCCTGACCACTAA
- the Sh2d3a gene encoding SH2 domain-containing protein 3A isoform X4, producing MQGPQNGEDLNHQPWYHGLLSRQKAEALLLQDGDFLVRASGSRGGHPVISCRWRGSVLHFEVFRVVMRPRPGRPAALFQLEDERFPSMAALVLSYVTGCRPLSRATGAVASRPVIRQGPLRRSFSEDTLMDCPVRTGHFRDRKWSNSQPADLELTGESKEDHSGPGCRPPRSDQNSASCHGRRYGPGTAHASPWASLEAGTAGETLVLCLRRLETLALAGALAVLGCSGPLEERAAALRGLVELALALRPGAAGDLPGLAAVMGALLMPQVSRLEHTWRHLRRSHTEVALAFEQELKPLMRALDEGAGPCDPGEVALPHWAPAVRLLEGEELAGPLEEGCERLLRTLHGARQMAGDAPKFRKAAAQRLRGFQPNPELREALTTGFMRRLLWGSRGATAPLSERLEKFQHVLSILSQRLEPDH from the exons ATGCAGGGGCCACAGAATGGAGAGGACCTCAACCACCAACCCTGGTACCATGGACTCCTATCGCGCCAG AAGGCCGAAGCTCTTCTTCTGCAAGATGGCGACTTCCTGGTCCGTGCCTCCGGGTCCCGTGGGGGCCACCCTGTGATCTCCTGCCGCTGGCGGGGCTCCGTTCTACATTTCGAGGTGTTTCGTGTGGTCATGCGCCCCCGGCCAGGCCGACCAGCAGCTCTCTTTCAGTTGGAGGACGAGAGGTTCCCCAGCATGGCTGCCCTGGTTCTCAGTTACGTGACCGGCTGCCGCCCGCTGTCCCGCGCCACAGGGGCTGTGGCCTCCAGGCCTGTGATTCGGCAGGGGCCTCTGCGGCGCAGCTTTAGCGAGGATACACTGATGGACTGCCCAGTCCGCACAGGACATTTCAG GGACAGGAAGTGGAGCAACAGTCAGCCTGCAGACTTGGAGCTCACAGGGGAGTCAAAAGAAGACCACTCTGGACCAG GCTGCAGGCCTCCTAGGAGTGACCAAAATTCAGCGAGCTGCCATGGGCGTCGCTACGGGCCTGGAACTGCTCACGCTTCCCCATGGGCATCGCTTGAGGCTGGAACTGCTGGAGAG ACCCTTGTTCTCTGCCTCCGCAGGCTAGAGACACTGGCACTGGCCGGGGCGCTGGCGGTGCTGGGCTGCTCTGGACCGCTGGAGGAGCGCGCAGCCGCACTGAGAGGCCTGGTGGAGCTGGCATTGGCGTTGCGGCCAGGGGCAGCAGGGGACCTGCCCGGGCTGGCTGCGGTCATGGGAGCCCTTCTCATGCCACAG GTGTCCCGGCTGGAACACACGTGGCGCCACCTCCGACGGAGCCACACAGAGGTTGCGCTGGCCTTCGAGCAGGAGCTGAAGCCGCTGATGCGGGCGCTGGATGAGGGAGCGG GACCCTGCGACCCTGGCGAGGTGGCGCTGCCGCACTGGGCGCCCGCGGTGCGCCTGCTGGAGGGCGAGGAGCTTGCGGGGCCGCTGGAGGAGGGCTGCGAGCGGCTGCTGCGGACCCTGCACGGTGCGCGTCAGATGGCCGGCGACGCGCCCAAGTTCCGCAAGGCGGCTGCCCAGCGCCTGCGAG GATTCCAGCCTAACCCGGAGCTGAGGGAGGCCCTGACCACTGGTTTCATGCGGAGGCTGCTCTGGGGGAGCCGGGGCGCCACTGCGCCCCTATCAGAACGCCTGGAGAAGTTCCAACATGTGCTTAGCATCCTGTCGCAGCGTCTAGAGCCTGACCACTAA
- the Sh2d3a gene encoding SH2 domain-containing protein 3A isoform X3 encodes MQGPQNGEDLNHQPWYHGLLSRQKAEALLLQDGDFLVRASGSRGGHPVISCRWRGSVLHFEVFRVVMRPRPGRPAALFQLEDERFPSMAALVLSYVTGCRPLSRATGAVASRPVIRQGPLRRSFSEDTLMDCPVRTGHFRDRKWSNSQPADLELTGESKEDHSGPESAPGPQSPVYSPWFVPGSPSWEHRPPLAIGGLPGCRPPRSDQNSASCHGRRYGPGTAHASPWASLEAGTAGETLVLCLRRLETLALAGALAVLGCSGPLEERAAALRGLVELALALRPGAAGDLPGLAAVMGALLMPQVSRLEHTWRHLRRSHTEVALAFEQELKPLMRALDEGAGPCDPGEVALPHWAPAVRLLEGEELAGPLEEGCERLLRTLHGARQMAGDAPKFRKAAAQRLRGFQPNPELREALTTGFMRRLLWGSRGATAPLSERLEKFQHVLSILSQRLEPDH; translated from the exons ATGCAGGGGCCACAGAATGGAGAGGACCTCAACCACCAACCCTGGTACCATGGACTCCTATCGCGCCAG AAGGCCGAAGCTCTTCTTCTGCAAGATGGCGACTTCCTGGTCCGTGCCTCCGGGTCCCGTGGGGGCCACCCTGTGATCTCCTGCCGCTGGCGGGGCTCCGTTCTACATTTCGAGGTGTTTCGTGTGGTCATGCGCCCCCGGCCAGGCCGACCAGCAGCTCTCTTTCAGTTGGAGGACGAGAGGTTCCCCAGCATGGCTGCCCTGGTTCTCAGTTACGTGACCGGCTGCCGCCCGCTGTCCCGCGCCACAGGGGCTGTGGCCTCCAGGCCTGTGATTCGGCAGGGGCCTCTGCGGCGCAGCTTTAGCGAGGATACACTGATGGACTGCCCAGTCCGCACAGGACATTTCAG GGACAGGAAGTGGAGCAACAGTCAGCCTGCAGACTTGGAGCTCACAGGGGAGTCAAAAGAAGACCACTCTGGACCAG AATCGGCCCCTGGACCCCAAAGTCCTGTGTATTCTCCGTGGTTTGTTCCTGGATCACCATCCTGGGAGCACCGCCCTCCACTTGCTATTGGTGGACTGCCAG GCTGCAGGCCTCCTAGGAGTGACCAAAATTCAGCGAGCTGCCATGGGCGTCGCTACGGGCCTGGAACTGCTCACGCTTCCCCATGGGCATCGCTTGAGGCTGGAACTGCTGGAGAG ACCCTTGTTCTCTGCCTCCGCAGGCTAGAGACACTGGCACTGGCCGGGGCGCTGGCGGTGCTGGGCTGCTCTGGACCGCTGGAGGAGCGCGCAGCCGCACTGAGAGGCCTGGTGGAGCTGGCATTGGCGTTGCGGCCAGGGGCAGCAGGGGACCTGCCCGGGCTGGCTGCGGTCATGGGAGCCCTTCTCATGCCACAG GTGTCCCGGCTGGAACACACGTGGCGCCACCTCCGACGGAGCCACACAGAGGTTGCGCTGGCCTTCGAGCAGGAGCTGAAGCCGCTGATGCGGGCGCTGGATGAGGGAGCGG GACCCTGCGACCCTGGCGAGGTGGCGCTGCCGCACTGGGCGCCCGCGGTGCGCCTGCTGGAGGGCGAGGAGCTTGCGGGGCCGCTGGAGGAGGGCTGCGAGCGGCTGCTGCGGACCCTGCACGGTGCGCGTCAGATGGCCGGCGACGCGCCCAAGTTCCGCAAGGCGGCTGCCCAGCGCCTGCGAG GATTCCAGCCTAACCCGGAGCTGAGGGAGGCCCTGACCACTGGTTTCATGCGGAGGCTGCTCTGGGGGAGCCGGGGCGCCACTGCGCCCCTATCAGAACGCCTGGAGAAGTTCCAACATGTGCTTAGCATCCTGTCGCAGCGTCTAGAGCCTGACCACTAA